The genomic interval ATGGGGAGGAGGCCGAGGCGTATTTTCTTACTTTTTGGAGAAAGCTTTAAATGGTTTTGCAGATTTTAATAATGATCATATTATTAGTCTCGCAGAATTGAATTTATATCTGACAAGCAAAATCCCGGAGGAGATTTTTCCAAGGTCGCAAACACCTATCGTTGAAGGTGATCAAAGAATATTGCTTGCTCGTGTTGATTCTTTGAAAATGGCCAAAGCCAAATCGGAGGAAAATACACTTGTACAAACAAAATAAACTTTCAATCGGATAAAGGATTCGGCAACGAAAGTGTTTTCGTTCAGGATAGTTTGCTTCAAAAATGGAATACCATTTTAACGGGCTCTGGATAGTTCCTGGTTGATGGAACCAAAGGAGTATTGCGCAAATGACCTTTATTTGAAGTTCGAACAACTCATTAAACAAGGACCATTACTTACAAAATATCGCAACAGATTGCTCTATGCTCTGCATGACGAAATCCAACAAGCCATCAATTCATTGCTTGAGACGGAACCTGTCATTTTATTTCAATGGAATGCAAGGCCAGAACGATTTGTTTTGTTTCCGGCGTATATAAAAAGAATTATTGAATTATTGGGCCCAAAACATAACTTATATCCCTCTTTGTTAGCTAAGCAGTTGTATTTTGAAGCCTATCTCAAAAAGCAGTATGAGTTTAATTTAGAAGATGATCCTCTTCGGAGAAAACAGATTCAAAATCAAACTTTATCCATTTTGCTCAAGGCATTTCAGTTAGACAGTAGTGCTGCTTTTATAACTCAGGCGATTGCTGATTTATATTTGATGAACAATCCGGCTCAAACCGACTCTATGTTGTTCTGGACAGAGCTAACCATTCAGCGGTCACCAACCTGGATTGTGCCTTATATTAACCTTTCACTGGAGTTTCAAACGATGCAATCTGGTTTTAAAAATGCAAATATATGGTTAAACAAGGCATTAGGATTTGATTCAACATCTGTCATTCTTTTAGAGCGATTGGTATGTTAAAACAAAGAAAATAAAACAGATGAGACTATTGAAATCTGTAATAAAATTATTGCTCTTATCCTCAGATTCCAAATGGTTATTATACTTTATCTGTAACCTATGCATTCAAGCGTGAATTTGAAAAAATGAAATCGAACTTCGAAAAACTGTTGGAATATAATTTTGATGAATTTCACTTGGAGCCCTATTATCTATCCGATAGGAGATCGGATTACTATATCCCTGTTTTTCAAAAAAAACTTGAGAGGCCAGGAGTACCGAAGTGGATGAAATTTATGTACGCAGTCAATCTTGCAATGACTCATTATACCTTGGGTCAGTATAATGAAGCTTTAAAATATAGCGGATTAGCTGAATCCTGGAATGCACAGCCCTGGTATCTTACTGAGGCTAAATTAATAGAAGGTAAAGTATTTCTGGAAAGAGGGAATCTTGCTAAAGCGGAAGAAATTTTTAAAGCATTAAAAAAATAGATCCGGCAAATCCTAATTATCCTAAAGCCAACGCATGGTTAGCTGTAATGGAATCAGAAAAGGGCATTTTCAATGGCCGATTCGCTTTTAAAGTAGCTATAAATACATGGCTGGGTAGTGCGTGGGATGATTTTATATTACAAGAAGAATGTCATTATTTATATGGTCGTTTTCTATTAGATTAAAGTCACTACGCAGAAGCCCGAAAAATGTTTTAAAGTCCAATGAACTTTCTTTTCAACGCGGCTACATGGGCTGGTATGGTTTGGCTTGCCTGGAGGCAAAACTAAAAAATAGGGAAAAGGCACTGGAATTTTTTTGAAAAGGCACTGGATTGTTACTACCCAAGATCCGAGTCGATTTATAAGGAGCCCTTGTTTAAAAAGTTGAAGAAGACTAAAGAATTTAAGATGTTGATGGAGAAACATTTTGCGGCGAGTAGCCGATTAGTTAAATAAACTCAAGGTGTTCATTGAAATCTTCTGCTGTCAATGTAAAATAGATAAGATGTATTTTACTCAAAATTTCACGCATCGTTTTTTAGGATGAATATAAATAACTCCTGAATGCGAAATGCCTTTTTTATGAAGTATTAAAAAATCTGTATCATGAGTAATAATAACCCGATATTGTTTTTTTGCAAATTCAATTTGTTCAAGATCCGACTTAGAAATCATGCCAGCTTCCCAACAACTTATAATATCAATCCCCCGATTTCTTATCCCATGAACAATGCCATGAGAAATATTTTCATCGGCATAAATTTTAATAGAGGGGTTCAAAACCTCGGGTTATATTTTTGATTTTATTTGTTTTTTCATTGTCTCAATCAAATCTTCATCATGCATAATAAGATCATCGATCAAGGATTTATTCTCAAAATAAAAAGACAAAGCAGCATGAATTTCTGCAAGGTTCAGTCTGTATTCATTGGCAATTTGATCAAGGCTCATACCCTTAATTTCACTCCAAATAACTATGTCTTTAACTTTAATCCTATGTCCGATAATATACGGTTCATTAAGAGTCATATCATTCTGGTCAAAATGGATATATTGTTTTAAAATAGAATTACTCATTAAATATAAATTATATCACGATTCATGCAAAGATATATGAATTTAAGCGAAGTTATTAAAAAGGTGGACAGATTTGTATTTCAACGAATGAATGTAAAGATTGCAATGGTTTTCATTTTAGGATTTATGCATTTCATTCCAGTTAACATTTTAGTTTCCCAAAGGAAGGCATTGCATTTTCAAGGGCATTTAATCCAAGTGGTGAAATTATATATGATGCACTCATTAAAATTCAGGCCAACAAAATTCTAAGTGTTGAGAACTATTCTGAACATTCCATTCAGGGATTTGATTATGTAGATTTGCGTCCTCTCAATGCAATTCCTGGTTTAATCGATGTACACACGCATGTTACTTATTATTGGGATAAAACGCTGGGCACCAATCCATGGGCAGATGCTGATAAACTTACTGCACCTGTCATTGTTTTTCTTTGCGCAAGAAAATGCCTGCAAGAGATGCTATAAAAGCAGGCGCGCATTCCATTGAACATGCAACCGATCTTACAAAATCTGATTTTGAACTCATGTTACAACATGGAACCTATTATGTTCCGACCGTAGATCATAACAGATACTACATTGATCACGCACATGAATACGGATACAATCATACTGTGATAGAAAATTTGAAGGAGTACATCCATCGGAATTTAGAGACTTTAAAACTGGCCATCCAATGAACGTTCCCATTGATGGGTTCTGATGCTGTTTTACTGGTTTCGGACAGAATACACGCGAATTGGAGTGGTTTGTAAAAGCCGGAATGACACCACTACAGGCTTTGAAACTGCAACGGTGAATGCCGCAAAACTTCTCGAAAAGAATCTGAATTGGGCAGTTTATCACCGGGTTTCAGGGCTGATATGGTTGCCATTGAAGGAGATCCTTTCAAAGATATTCAAGCAGTGATAAAGGGAGTGAAATGGGTTATGAAAGATGGGGAAGCGATCATCGACAAAAGATCAAGCCATATTTTGAAGAGATAAACTGATGTGTAAGAGTAGATTTTTATCAGCCTTTTTACCCAGGTTGTAAAGATTGCATTTACCTTGGTAAGTATTATGTGCGGATCGCCGAACAATGTAAGCATTCTGGATTTGAAGTAAATCTTCATCTTTCCTGCAAGACACACCAAGTCTTAAAAATAAAAAAAGGAGACGACATTTGTTGTCTCTTTTTTTATTGGTGTAATATGATCTAAAAGCAGAATTTTCGAATTTGCCTGATTTAATGCTTATCTTTAGTATTTATGACTCACAAATAATTCAGGTATGAAAACATTTACACCTTCGTTTTTTTCTGTTTTAGATCAAGTAGAATAACATTCGTAATTTTTATATTATTTGTTTGCGTTCCTATTAAAAGTTCAGCGCAATTTCAAAAAATATTTTGGAAGCAACTTGAATAATTCATTTTCTAAAGTAATAGCGGATGGCAGTGAATATTATGTCTTAGGTCTGGATCAGCTAACGGCCGGCTCCTTCCTCAGTGCTTCCATTACTCGGCTCGCTGTAGATGGATCACTGCTTTGGACCAGAAGTTTAGATATAACGTCGCAATGGAATGATGCTATTCGCATACAGCCATCAGGTGACTTATTAGTTGTTGGTCATTCTACTCCATTAAATAATAGCCTTGGTAAAAGCATTATGGGAAGAATTGATGCATCAGGTAACTTTGCTTGGGTCAAAGAATACGATGCACCTGAAAGAGATTATTTTCTAAAAATTATTGAAAACCCAATTCCTCATAATCCTGCATTTCCATATTATGTCTTAGGCGGCCAAAAGAAATTTCCAGGATTATCAGGCACCTGGGATGATGTTGTTTTATTAAATATGAATGCAAACGGGAATTTCAACTGGAATGAATTTATGTTAGCACTGATGATGATGAATTTTTAAGAGATTTGGAAGCTTTGCCGAATGGGAATATGATTCTTTCAGGGAGCCGATTAAATACACTGAATGATCACTCCGGCATTATGTATATGACCAAAAATGATGGAAAAATAATCGCAGGAAAGATTGCAAATTGGA from Saprospiraceae bacterium carries:
- a CDS encoding DUF433 domain-containing protein, whose protein sequence is MSNSILKQYIHFDQNDMTLNEPYIIGHRIKVKDIVIWSEIKGMSLDQIANEYRLNLAEIHAALSFYFENKSLIDDLIMHDEDLIETMKKQIKSKI
- a CDS encoding DUF5615 family PIN-like protein, which encodes MNPSIKIYADENISHGIVHGIRNRGIDIISCWEAGMISKSDLEQIEFAKKQYRVIITHDTDFLILHKKGISHSGVIYIHPKKRCVKF